Sequence from the Cucumis sativus cultivar 9930 chromosome 1, Cucumber_9930_V3, whole genome shotgun sequence genome:
AGTATAATATATCTTCACCCTTAGATGATGCAGGAGTCTTGACAAGCAGAAGAGCCTCTTGATTGCTATGGATGCGACTTTTGGAATGGAATACCTGCACATAAAGAATATTGTGcactttcatttgaaaagtgATAATCTACTAGTCAATCTTCGAGATCCTCATCGCCCAATATGCAAGGTTTGTTGTATTGTTGATAATAGCAGAATCATCATTGTAATGCATTCCATTTAGTTAAactcttgatttgatttttaaacaaaacaagagGATATAAAGTGTACTGTCATTTATCATGATCATTCATGCCCAATAGacattttgcaaatatttaaTACCATAATTTCACTTAATACATGCACATTAGTATGATTGAGAGgttagttttattattgttttagtaaaGCACGATGAGGATAAAGAGAGTTGTGTTcgtttatcaaataatttatcatatttggGAGGGATctattttgacaaaatttctTTCACGGTGTTGTGCAATCTTGGATACTTATTACACTTTTGTGAAAATACCAAATATGGTTATTTAGGATCTGCCAAGCAGATTTTTCCTCAACCATCAGGCAATTTGAGATGTGAAATGTATCACAAATAAACGACATTGATCTTATTAACAAGAATGGGTTGATAACCCTAAGTACATTTACTTAGAGCACAATCACAATCGCATTAGAATATCCTTTCCTCTCTCCCATTGGAGATTTAGCTTCAATGAGACTGAAGCCAATACTACTGAATAAGAGGCCCGGGCAAAGGTAGAAATTATAGAGGAATATGACATCAGAGCATTTGATTGTGGAGGAGAGCATAAGTAGTTAACCTAATAGGGAAGGTGCATTGTGCACACAAGGAAATTCTAATGCGATtgtaaaagacaaaaaaaaaaaaaaaaaaaaaaagaatactcAAGATCATACTTAGCGGATGCCCTTTGTCGCTTTCTCGCTAGGTCCTAGACTAATGAGAAAAATCAAGGGAGAAAGTCTACGATCAGAAAGGCGAATAAATACTAGTTGTGGTTTACGACTGATCTTATCCAACGGATTAGACACCTAGGGATGTTGGACGGTAGGTATGAAGTTGTCCTACTTAACCTACACTAGAAGCATGAAGGTAGCAATGTCGCTCTTTGCTGCGTTGAAGCTAGCACGTATCTTTTGTACCACTTCTCCCTTGAAATGCATATTGAATGAGTTTATGGGTCTCAATTCTAAACATTAGAAAATAGGAATTTGCAGAACAAGATCGAAAAAATGTGAATCAGGATGCTTGGAGATGGAGAAATTTGAACCCATATATATGCAAAGAGGGGTTTATACGACCGCCAAAGACAGAAAAATTTCAATAGAATCTGGGTCTAAGTTTGGAGGTTAGACTGTATatttcaaaagcaaaagaattGTGCATGATAAactattttgtatataaatttaaagtgactattttgtatatatattttggtatattgtatatatacacagTTATACTATGTATCTTGTTCTTACTTTAAATTTActgtgtatatatacaatatataccaaaatatactaattacATATACGTTTTAAATTCCTGcaatagtttgttttatgaGGAAGATTTCATGGAAGGAATATGTTCCATGAGAGTGAAAAAAGACATTTCGAAAAAGGCGAATGCTCTAAAGAAGCTAAGAGTATTAACTCTCGGATTCCTTAGTATTTCCTAAGATTTTAGGAAATCGTGATCGCAAACAATGAAGAATTAAACAATAAGCTAGACAAAATGATTGTGAAGGCTGAAGgcattaaaaaattatgactgATAAGAGTAGTTCAactattgaagaagaaaatatgaaagataGGGATGAGGACCGTGATGGAGGAAACGGTCAAAGAAATATTGGTGAGGATGACAGATAAGATGATAATAtgagaaatatttatatggttGGACAAGTGGATAGAAATGACAAGAACagtaatgaaaatgaaagtgcAAAGATATATTGTTATCGTTTAAAGTTTatgtaaagtttttttttcatacacgtatatatatctatatatatactattgcatatatatatatatatatatatatattgtatatatgaaGTGGTATATATGTGTAAGCAACATTACagaataaaaagttaaaacgtTTAAGGTAAAGTACAATGTAATGGAGTGACAAAAATTGTGAGGAATTGAAGAAGACAACTAACCAGAAGTTTGACAAGAACGAAAGGACAAAATAAACTGAAGACGAAATAGGAAATattgaataacaaaattgaagacACTGAAATTGATTgaagaaaataccaaaattgaCGCCAGATGAAATTATTGAGATGTTCTACGTGGTGATGAAAATAAGGATATACggttatttttaattaataagttaTTCCATATTAGAAgagattttatttgatatttaaataataaattatttccaaattatttatatattaaagttgtacattaaagaaagtaataaCTTACCTATCATATAACGccaataagaaaataatttaaatttaattttgaatattatatataattaataattttaattttaattaataattatgataaaattataattatcctaaAAATGTAAGAAATCTTAAtcaagataataaaatttaattgacgatatttgtaaaatttactaGTAAATATAGTTATTTCCTCtaaatctttctttatttagaacaaaatgttcactaattaaaatataacgGAATTCAAAATTCGCAaccaaatttgttattattttgtccAAAATAAAGCTTTCAAAAGTGTAGACTGAAAAtggataaaatttaaagaataatataatttttcaaagtaatgacaaaaatatcctacctaatttgatttttttttaacaatgtttgtttaatatttattgacAAGAAAAgggatggaaagaaaaaaaatgagaagtcATACCCAATAGACAATTACTGAAAGTTGTATGTTGGGTTTACGATTTAAAGACTTTACTCCACACCTCCAACTCAGTCGGAAAGCATAAATTCCTTGCACCCTAGACCTCCGGTGCATTGTGCAGACATTGAATGACGAGCATTTCTAGAAATAATTTAACCATTTGATTAATAATAgacaaatttcttatttttaagttaAGATTACTGGCTAAACTTGAGAGTTTAATAATATCCttaaaatctaataattaGGTGTGTAGTAACGTTTTTAAAGAAtcgtaaatataacaaaatttatcaatgaaCAACCCTACAAATGATATGATCTATTATGGatagatttaaaaaacttgatcttgaaaattcttttgtattatGTTGTATTAAGTTTGATtcttatatttacaaatgtcCCAAAAATTATTACTCAGAAGATGACactaatgaaagaaaaaattatagagGTACCAGCTACCATTTGCACAGAATAATAGAGGGAAAGAAAGGaacaattttgtaaaatacaaAGTTTTACAACTTCTAAGTTTCTAACAGCTGAGAAGTGGAGTTTTGGCTTTCATGGAAAGTTGTGATTAAAGATGTGTGCTGACGAATTTGTGAGTTTCTTCCTCCAAGATGTTCAAAAACGGAAACATTGTGTTGACATTTGATCCATAATAACACCTGAAAATTTTACTCAATCGCTTAATGCAGTCCACAGCATTGTGGTCACCCACAGATATCAGAATGGAAGAAAGCTTTGAGAGTTCATTGCCAATGGCTATATGATTTTCGCCATACAACTTCTCAAGAATCTGCAAAAGCAGGAATGTAAAGCTCAGATTTTATGTGctccaaacaaaatgaagaaagttgCCTCAAATCTAAAacagaaaaggaagaaagaaacattcaaaaagaaattggacAAGCGATTCAGATGAAAATGATGTATTTCCAAACGAAACATATGCAGGAGGTTCAGattgatttagtttcattttgtaaCCCCTCGTCACTGTTACGTAGCACAACACTGCACACCTCATAAATTAACTTCaatctcatatttttttataataaaaaaaaaaactaatgagaaaaaattaattgatgaatgaaataatcCAATGAGTACAGAAGGGATAGCATCAAAAATTACCTATGAGGCTTGAACAATAGGGGAAGATAACAACAGAAAATGGTGGAgcaaataaagagagaaaaaaaagatgaaaagatgTACAACCcaaagagataaaataataaagcaGATAATCCCCCATCAAGTGCTATAAGGAAATACAGTGATGCAGCATGCCTCACATGTTTCACAAACGTCGAAAGATGGCccaatatgttatttttaagaatataaatgGAATTGTACATCTTTAGGATGATTATCACAGAAAAGTGGAGCATGCTGAAACAAGTTTACTTGCtataaatacaattataaaaCTCCATAGGGAAAGCAGATGGCccaatatgttatttttaagaatataaatgGAATTGTACATCTTTAGGATGATTATCACAGAAAAGTGGAGCATGCTGAAACAAGTTTACTTGCtataaatacaattataaaaCTCCATAGGGAAAGCATACCCGAATTGATGCTTTACAATGTTCTGCTGCAAGCTCTAGTTTTCCAAGCAAAGAGAAGGCCTGCGACAGATTGTCTTCAGCCTACAAGAATTAAATCACATACCATCATTCGTATCCAACTCAACCAGAACTAGCATCACTCAAGTAAGATTGTGACACGCATTGTTCACACTACAATCATTTTCACATAGGTATCTCTAATTCTCTATCATTCGAGCAGTAGATAAAAGGAAATGATACCCCACGTAGTGTTTGATATGGAAACAATAACTCACTTCTGCTATACGCCTATTATATTCATGCAATGTCGACTTCAGTGAGATTAGAGCTCCCAAAGCATCCGAGACTGTAGTCTCTGACACCctatttaaatttatctcCTGCTGCAACCTGTGTAGTTTTTCAGCCAGCTATCAAACCCGggagaaaataaattcatgATAGCTTCTTATAGATTTAGAACATGCTCTGTAAAGATCATATTCCGAAACAGCAAAACTCcaggcaaaaaaaaaagaaaggatttTCTTGTTATGAGCAAGTACAGAACGAATTATGACAATACTAACGGACTTAGGCAATACTGCATCAGGATATTACCTTGTAAAGTGAATCCCAGCCTTATCCACAGTCAAACGAGATGATTTTATATCACAATAAGATCCACATTTCAAGCAATGGCTAGGACCAGCATGAAGGAAGCTGTCAGTCTATGGAATCCAATAGCACCATTTAGTCCATTGCTCAAATCATTATTAAACTTGGCAAAAGCATAAAGTTTTTATCCATCTCAAACCATTGTGAAAGATATGGCATGAAAGCAATAATTTGGCAttcaagaaaatgaataaacttAGCTTCTCTTTGGGTTTCGTTAGATAAAGAGTTCGAGGGTTATTGttgtttgaatattattaGTGGTAGTAGTTagagttttttcttctcttatgGGTTAGATCGAGTGACTTGTAGTTGTAACTTGGTAgtatgattttctttcttttcttttttttctttttctttaaataggAAACAGAGTTTATTCAACAAAAGAGCCAGAAAAACAGCATAAGGTCCGGGGTTGAGGAAACCCTCTCCCACAAAACTAATCAAGAAGTGCCCTCTAATTGTTAATAATCAtaaggctataattacaaaagaatttgGTGTAATTGGTGCACCACCAAGAGGCGCTATACTGCACAAAAGacctaaaagaataaaaaaaattaaacttatcgTCGAAGGTTCTACTATTCCTCTCATTCCAAAGACACCACAAGAGCACATGGGTAGTGGCACATCACCAAAGGATTTTGCCTTTCTGACCTATCCAACCACCCGCCATCAAGATCTTCCCTCATCCAATCCTCGATCTTCATGGGGAGACACCCAACCACCTAAACGTGCAAAAAAGAATTCTCCACCCTTTTGAAGCAAACTCACGTTGAAGAAACAGGTGATCCAGACTCTCCATATCCTTAAGACAAAGGCAGCACATGGATGGAGAGAGGGACCACTTTCGGAACTTCCCTTGAAGCTTCTTATGCATATTAAGGTGTAAGGCAGCACAGAGATATATTAGTGGAATATTAGTATGGTAATGGTTATTAGAAGGGGCATATTAGTAGTTAGATAGTAAGATGGTTAGGATTTCagttataaatagagggaaTGGGTTAAGAGAAAGGTGTGAAGTATTTTGTGGGATTTTCTTGAGAGAATTTGGAGAGTCTAGCCCTCTCAAAAGGCTAGGAGTTAGCATTGTTACTTGTTCTTGTGGTATTATGTACTTTCCATATTTGACTCTCCTTGTATGTTATTTGTGTTCTTGAGTATGTTTTGGTGTTCTTGAGTATTTTCACGTTATGTGGGATCCTAAAATAAGGCTTCTAAAAGCAAGAGACTAAAGAAAAATCTTCACTTTCTTGGGAATCTTAACCCTCCAAGTCGGTAGTACCATTGCTCTTACGGTTGCTGAAATCTCGGGTGGTGAACAGGAATAGAGATAGCTTATGGGGGAAAGCAAATATTCTACCAAGTCTACATTTCCTAAATTTGACAAAGGAGATCACAAAAAATAATCTCTttggtatttttattttatttttttaggacACAAAGACCATTTCATTGATATGGTGGAAAGAAGGGACAAAAATCCAATCAACAAAGTAAAGAAAACAGATACATCCAACGAGTAATGAGAGTAGATAagttataatttcaaaatgggGGGTTAATTTGATCCATGATAATGGTATAGCTCTCGTGAGAGAATTGGTTTTTGcttcattttatttggttgaaattttctaacttttcaaCTTCTCAAtgagaattttcaatttagtttcaaAGAGTATTAGAATACCTGCATGAAAGGCTCCAGAATCATTTGGTCATTGACCGTAAGAAAGTCCTTGGTTTTCGTGTTTTCACAGCTGAAGATGGATCTATCCAAGACCACACCACGACAATTTGGATTAATGCAACAAAATGCGTTGATCACAAGGTCGGATATATGCACAGTTGAGCAACCACTACACTGACAATTAAAAGAGTACTCATCCTTTAGCAACTGAAGACGGTCTTTACAGTCCAACTGACCAACCTGTCAGGGAAGTGGAAGTACATTTGGTTAGGAAGAGCATCTAGCTTTCTATTGTAACTGATCAGAAAATAAGGTGCAACATTTATGTTTTAGaaggaaaagataaaagaacaGAGTGCATATACTGTGATCAGAAAATGTAAGCCCGAGTTTGGAGAGTAGGCAAACCTGTGGACCATAGGACAACTCTAGGGGGCACCCCACTGCCATAAACACAGTTGCCCGGATAAAGAGGGTGCGTGAATTAAAATATGCATGGATGTTTGGTTTGCACGAATGGTTAAACAAGCTTCCAGTTGTATAAATAGCTTGACCTACCCTGACCTATTAGAAACCACAATGAGGAAGTACCAAATACAAAGATTTGctatttaaatcaaatgaaaaaataaagcatGGAGAAATAGAGGCAGATGAGCTTACTTGTTCCATATTACAAGTAAAAGGAACCACACTAGATAAACTTTCATCCTTATCTGGTGACCCTGGTGCATCAAAGGATTTCATACGAACAATAGATATAGAGTTTGTCCTAATTTGGGATATAAGTATGGCAATCTGCATTGATAGAGCAAATAATCCATCTCACAATCATGTGCCACATAAACTACTCTAGTGGAACtattgacaattttaaaatactaacCTAAGTacttaattgataaaatatatttgaatcagatttttgtttttattactGAAAAAGATAAGGCCAGCCATCAAAATGCAAGTGTCTGAAAATGTAGAATAATTAAACATCATCAAAAGGAAAGGGCGCTATCATACAAGCCTGCTTAGTCAAGTAAATTGAgcctctttcattctttttagaACAGACAATGGAGTGAAAGTGAGCCAACAAACCTGCGAGGTGGTGTTCCCATTTATTGCAATTTTAGAAGGGAAGAATTGCTGAAGACAACTTAATAACATAATGGAATAGATTATACACTCCAGCTTGCTGTCAGCGTGCATTTCCGGAAAGTGGTGTGAAAGGTTCTACAGTAAAACATTGGAATAGGCTTCGGAGTAAGCcctttttaaggaaaaaaatcaaatacaatTAGAAGGGCTATATAGTCATCAGAAGTACCAACATATCCACAATGTTAGAAGCATCTGTAAAGACACCTCTCTGCGCTATAAATTTTGCCACTATTCGCCCAGCCAAAACTATTTCAGATGGCAATATTGCAGGCCAATGCACACCATCACATTCATGTTTATGTTCAGGAACATCTTCAGTCCTTAACTCCGAAAAACTGCACAGAGTTATTTCTTGAACATACTTTCTGAGGTCATCagatagatttttaaaaatatcttgaaCATCTGGAACATTTTGTAACATACGCCCCCCAGCTTGTATCTGGCAATGTTGTGAGCAGTACAGAGGAATTGAGCATGATGGACAAGGTACTTTATCCACTGGTAGTTCATTCAAGCAGTAATGGCAATGAGTCTCTCTACAATGCTTCAATATTACCTGCCAGTCAAAGTTGAAGTAAACGTTATAACTTGAAATAGGAAAATGTGACAATAGAATGagatttgttaaattttaatactttGAGAGATTTAATTGGTTCACGTTTCCAATGTATTTAGGAAAAATATGTCGAGTCAGAAGTGACAAATTAAATGACTTTAAAGCAGGAAAGAGTTAAAGATTATGTTGACTGCAATACCATTTAGGCTTTGTCAGACAGTACAAGAGTGGTAAAGTCATTAGTCCAATGAGACAAGAACCAAACAAAATCTACTAAAGAGAAGAGGAACTGACTAGATTGTTGTCAACCAGTTCCTGGTTGCAAAGCCTTTAAGAGAGCCCCTGAACAGAGAGAAAAAGGACAGAGACAACTCTAACCTGGCTACCAATTAACGGAGTAGGAGAAAGTACAAGACAGGTATAGGAAGACTTGTCCAATTCAAAACCAGATCCTTTTTGGCTATTTCCACTACATGACttgtttggtttttcaattttgtgaaaAAGATGTCCAAATTGAATCTAAGAGCACTCCTAGTTTTAGCATTATAATGAATttactttctattttcaaagAGAAACAATGAAACTTGTAAGAGAAGtaataaaagataaacttAAAGatggctttttgttattaatctTCTGGCAACATTTAACTTAGTTGGTACCTCTCTCTTCAGTAGAGTTTTTATGGGCTTTTTTTTACacccttgtattctttcatatATTCTTAATGAAAGTAGttgtttcaatatatataaaactaaaacatcTAGAAAATATACAGGATACTTCCTCGtgaaaatattgtttcttAACAGTAAGGCCCAACGGGTtggggaagaggaagaggagcCTCCTAGACAGTCACGGTCATGTAAGTTGTAGACCTAGCGGTAACCGGCAGTGTAGGTGTAAAGTTGAGAGAaattgttgaattaaaaaaaaaaaaaaagaagaaaaggtgaAAAAATAGGATGGGCAATAAAATGCACTCCCCATGATTTAGAAGAGAAATATGTACTCACCACGGCATAAGGTTCTTCAACATGAACCAAGGATGATGGAGGTATCTCAGTGGGTGAAACCATTCCTCTTCCTTTAATCGATGTGGTGACATGTAATTTTACTTGGATTGGATCATCTGTAATACATATCATGCTACTTTTTAGCAAGTGCCTGATACTGAGTACCTGTGTTCAACACACACAGGAAGCAGAAACCAAAATTTGGTTGAGCGATCCATATAAGCAGATCATCTAAACTAGCTTGGAGGTTGTTTAAGAAGAGTATTTTAAAGACTATTTTGGCACCTTCCCAAAAACTTCAAGGCACCCCTTTATGCTGTTCAGCAAAGATCAGTCTCGGGATACCTACTGTGCACTTTACTAATAGTGCAGATACCACCAAGGAAAACCTACTAGAAAGCCACAAACATTTTTAGGGTATTTGAACTACTACATAGCTTTTATCATCTCtttgtgaaagaaaatgactgtcaaaatattaagaacagacttgaagagaaaaaactcAATCCCTTTCCTACCAAACCCTTCTATCAATTGAAGATAAAAAGAGGAAATCCTCTCAACCCAGAGAAAAACACATGCAATTGTTTCACCTCCAAGTCCTAGAAAGTGTAATTTCCGTTTGATGATAGAATACCATGGTAACCAGAGGTGATTACTTACGTAAGGAGTTTCTGTTTTTGATACCCTAACCATAGCACTTGGGGGCAGGAGTTCTCAGGGTTTTGGAGCTTGctataaagaaaatgaggaTTGTGGACTCTTGTGATATCTACAGGTCATATATTCACAAGATCGAAAACATAGCCAGCTccagaaatacaaaaaaccaAGCAATTgtacaagaaaagaaatgttgaTGGGAcaagaaaatagtaattaattataaagagGATGGTATCTTATcctataaataaatcaaaaagtAAACACCAGGAAAATAAGTATTGCAGAAAAAATTACAtcacataaatttaaatccaTGGGGCCGCTGCCATTTTTTCCAAAacttaaacataagaaggaaATTCAATTTCATGTCCACCTTTAAATCTCTAATCGAATCGCATCACAtcacttaaaatttgaagctcaATCATTTAGtgcaaagaaaaaatcttGAGTTTTTATTCGCAAAAATTAGCAGAAAGAATTAAACAGTAGATATAAATATCATTCACATAGCATACCAAAATCATCCAATTTGTTTTTGCTATGTTCATTTGCTGTATTTGACCTACTATGCTGATGTTGGACAACCTTCAGCTCATCGTCTATCAGCTTTTTTCCATTGAATGATACCTCCACATGcttagaaattttgaagtcACGGATAGCATCATCAAAAATGTCCATACTAACATTTGCTTTACCTCTTCTGTACCATGCCTTTAgaagaaggaaataaaaatattacgTGGCAATAATAAGACAAGGGGAAGATCCAACAACTGGAATACAAGGAATTCTTTGTCCAcgtaaaaatatcaaatgaaattaGTTTCACCTTTGCATAGGTTGATGAAATTTGAAGTGCTCTATTGCAATCTCGTAAACACTCCAGCTGCAGATCCATTTTCTGAAGAGAGCATAAAGCAGATGGATAAGTGACAATGGAGGAACCTACATCATTCAgttcatacatatatttgCAATGATTAATTACGTACTCTCTTACCTCTTTTATAAGCAACTTCAATCCTAGGACTCCAATATCACAATACACACAAAGTGCACAAATACGGTCTTTGTTAGGAATTGTGGGGCACAAAACTCCAAAAAGGcccaaattctttttatttaaccCTTAAGCAACTATTTCTATTGGTTAAAAGTTCAaggtttttttaaagaaggaaaaatcaGTGTGTGAAGAATCTTAATGAATTGATTTGGAGGCGATTTTTCttgaagagagaaatagatAATGGCAGTGGAATGTATTACTTCAAGGGGTAAATGAGCCCCggacctttttttcttcattacacattatatatatgtatatgtaaaggaagaaaatattgaagtGTTGAAAGTTCCATTGCAGCTGAAGGAAAATTAATCTGAGAGCTTCActagtattttttttcccttcaccAAGGCATATTTTGTGTAACAGTGGGATTACTGAAGAATTATAGTGTATTTTTTCCTCTTGGGTTGGGAGTTTCTATTTCCAAGGTACCGAGTTGTGGTATCTGGATTCAAATAACTTTTGTTGGGCTAATTTGGGGAAGAGATTTGTAACAATGTGTTAGGGTTCTTTTCAATCTCCATCATAGTAAAACATGTTGTTGCAGAAGATTGGACGTAGTCCCGAGTTTGGAACTAACCAGTATTTATTTCGATGTCGTTCTCCTTTTTCCCTttgctttattatttataatttaatgattGATTGATTATTTGGCTCTAACAAGTGAAGTGGGAGTTTGAGATATGATTTAGTTTATTCtgcatttatttatatctcgAGTAAATTCCCAACAGTCTTTCCTTTAGGGATGCCCATGTATTTTCAAAAGCATGTGATAGATGTCAAAAGTGTTGGTAACATTTCTCAATGCCGTGAGATGCCTTTAGAACACATAATAGAGAAGATAACTCCGTATGTAGCGAGAAAGATTCTTCTCCAAAGGTTTTGGAAAGAAGGGATGGGCTAACACTTAAGAAGAAGCTCAATACCAAGACTAGAAAATTAAGTAAGGTAGACTAACTAGATATTCATATCCAATCATGGTATACTACATGAGCGACAAGTTATAGATGGGAGAATATGACAACTTTAGAAAGTACCAAAAAACAAACGGGAtatttgaagattcaaactttttttagagAATGATATTTAACAAAaccccaaaacaaaaaaatcaataccAACCAAAGAAATTAactttacaatattttttttatgaaaactattttcattgtgtaaagatgaaagaatacaagggctAACCAAACATCCTCTATAAACCTCCTACTAAAGGAAGGGACTTCAACTAAGAGAGATGTTCCCTAGCAAATAATTACACAAAAGTTCAACACCGAAGCCCAAAGGAAGACATGAAATCTCATCAAGGACCACACCTCACTAGAGTCTTTTTCCTTCCCTCTAAAAACTCTATCATTCCTCTCCCCCCAAATATCACATACAATAGCACACACCCTAGCAAGCCAGAAAAAACACCTCTCTCTCTAAAAGGTGGATGTAGAAGAAACTTCTCGACTGTGGTTCAAATGTCTCTATTACCAATGATGCTGACATCGAACtcctaaaaagaagaataccACATTGTCCTCATATACTGGCATTCCCgaaaaagattatttatatCTTTGTTTGCTTTTCAACAAAGAATGCAACAAAAAGGTCCCACAAGTTTAGTTCTTCTCCAAAACAACCTATTGCAAGTATTCACACGACCAAGTAATACTTGCCAAGTAAAGAACCTAACTTTCTTAAGGATCTTAATACTCCAAATAATATCAAACACAAACAGCCCAAGAGGGGAAGTATCTAGAAGAAGGATTTACAAGAAACCCCTTCCAAAAGATTTGGACTCCAAATGCGAACATCCCCTCTCTCCTCCCTAAAGGAGTATCCCTCTACTAAAGAAAGCAAAGAGGCAACTTCCATTGTTTCCCTATTGGACAAGTTATGACGGAAaccaaaggaaaaagaaatggagttCTCCGACCAAACTAAAAAATCAGATATCGAACAATTTTTAAGGGAAGAAAGGTGATACAAATGAGTGAAAATTGTAGAAAGAGTGCCCTCCCCCACCCACTAATCCTCCCATAAATATGTATCCCTACCATTTCCCACAACACACCTCACAAAATGAGAATAGGTAGGAAGCtcaaatgaaatatatttccGAGGGTTCCCTTGTGTGCCTTTAGCCTTTCTCCACCCATTCAAAAGGGTGGTTAACATGCATACTCACCACAAAGCTTCAGGCTTGAGAGTACAGCGCCATAGCCACTTAGCCAACAAAGATCTGTTCTGAGTCCTTAGATTTTCAATCTCAAGACCCCCCTTGTTCACAGGTTTTCCCACTGCCTTCCAACTTAA
This genomic interval carries:
- the LOC101216587 gene encoding N-lysine methyltransferase SMYD2 isoform X1; amino-acid sequence: MEKLKSLVPENLKQMVGSTTADDLPSSSSFLLRLFQQSQLFFQIIGDLAMDPENALCGKKKDAALELKRQGNQCFLNGDYTNALVYYSKALQVAPMNAVDMDKNLVATLYVNRASVLHKMDLQLECLRDCNRALQISSTYAKAWYRRGKANVSMDIFDDAIRDFKISKHVEVSFNGKKLIDDELKVVQHQHSRSNTANEHSKNKLDDFDDPIQVKLHVTTSIKGRGMVSPTEIPPSSLVHVEEPYAVVILKHCRETHCHYCLNELPVDKVPCPSCSIPLYCSQHCQIQAGGRMLQNVPDVQDIFKNLSDDLRKYVQEITLCSFSELRTEDVPEHKHECDGVHWPAILPSEIVLAGRIVAKFIAQRGVFTDASNIVDMLNLSHHFPEMHADSKLECIIYSIMLLSCLQQFFPSKIAINGNTTSQIAILISQIRTNSISIVRMKSFDAPGSPDKDESLSSVVPFTCNMEQVRVGQAIYTTGSLFNHSCKPNIHAYFNSRTLFIRATVFMAVGCPLELSYGPQVGQLDCKDRLQLLKDEYSFNCQCSGCSTVHISDLVINAFCCINPNCRGVVLDRSIFSCENTKTKDFLTVNDQMILEPFMQTDSFLHAGPSHCLKCGSYCDIKSSRLTVDKAGIHFTRLQQEINLNRVSETTVSDALGALISLKSTLHEYNRRIAEAEDNLSQAFSLLGKLELAAEHCKASIRILEKLYGENHIAIGNELSKLSSILISVGDHNAVDCIKRLSKIFRCYYGSNVNTMFPFLNILEEETHKFVSTHL
- the LOC101216587 gene encoding N-lysine methyltransferase SMYD2 isoform X2, giving the protein MDPENALCGKKKDAALELKRQGNQCFLNGDYTNALVYYSKALQVAPMNAVDMDKNLVATLYVNRASVLHKMDLQLECLRDCNRALQISSTYAKAWYRRGKANVSMDIFDDAIRDFKISKHVEVSFNGKKLIDDELKVVQHQHSRSNTANEHSKNKLDDFDDPIQVKLHVTTSIKGRGMVSPTEIPPSSLVHVEEPYAVVILKHCRETHCHYCLNELPVDKVPCPSCSIPLYCSQHCQIQAGGRMLQNVPDVQDIFKNLSDDLRKYVQEITLCSFSELRTEDVPEHKHECDGVHWPAILPSEIVLAGRIVAKFIAQRGVFTDASNIVDMLNLSHHFPEMHADSKLECIIYSIMLLSCLQQFFPSKIAINGNTTSQIAILISQIRTNSISIVRMKSFDAPGSPDKDESLSSVVPFTCNMEQVRVGQAIYTTGSLFNHSCKPNIHAYFNSRTLFIRATVFMAVGCPLELSYGPQVGQLDCKDRLQLLKDEYSFNCQCSGCSTVHISDLVINAFCCINPNCRGVVLDRSIFSCENTKTKDFLTVNDQMILEPFMQTDSFLHAGPSHCLKCGSYCDIKSSRLTVDKAGIHFTRLQQEINLNRVSETTVSDALGALISLKSTLHEYNRRIAEAEDNLSQAFSLLGKLELAAEHCKASIRILEKLYGENHIAIGNELSKLSSILISVGDHNAVDCIKRLSKIFRCYYGSNVNTMFPFLNILEEETHKFVSTHL